In the genome of Croceimicrobium hydrocarbonivorans, one region contains:
- a CDS encoding GNAT family N-acetyltransferase, whose amino-acid sequence MEVIDNQEMRHFEVRVGERLAIIEYQIQERKYFLTRVDFPKKFQEDGRAEEMLGITLKIIEETGMRVVPMTRFVKDYFKGHPELKSLLPVGIHL is encoded by the coding sequence ATGGAAGTTATTGATAATCAAGAAATGCGACATTTCGAAGTGCGCGTTGGGGAAAGGTTGGCGATTATTGAATACCAAATTCAAGAGCGCAAATACTTCCTTACCCGGGTTGATTTCCCAAAAAAATTCCAAGAAGATGGTCGTGCAGAAGAAATGCTGGGCATCACCTTAAAAATAATCGAAGAAACCGGCATGCGGGTAGTTCCAATGACTCGTTTCGTAAAAGATTATTTCAAGGGGCATCCTGAACTAAAATCACTGCTACCGGTAGGCATCCATTTGTAA
- a CDS encoding fibronectin type III domain-containing protein — translation MRHVVLSLFLTMSWLFSVGQGTITTSPPLTPNNGSNGISLRVEATSPIEITGISNIFASGASSAHVWVRQGGVTPGGTPSISAANGWTQVVTSAPLTGATGTNLVTIPFNGVKIPVPSGGSIGIFIETETGTSRYQTGTASDQVIFTDGTMTVNVADSVAYGGPATSPTNNPRRFVGDVTYALSVTGNCTPFTGFAIDSISGTAAKVNWTPGTGNTGYKLEYGPAGFTPGTGTVVSGTYPTSPVTPPVILSGLSASTTYDVYFEEYCNTGTDTVGFPTPQSFTTTKLCGAPTGFAESNLTSNSVDVNWSQAGSYTEAWVMWGPAGTAPGSAGWDVDTIMSPTMTYTIAGLSPSTGYDIYLATNCGGGNGVSDTVGPLQIVTPIQGPQGLNCTTGQPGLIFQDDFETQVGWTGDFGTGTTASNWNYHSGPTGSTNTGPTGAHSGTNYLYTEVSGTSAGTHIEAITPRIDLSSSFNNAELSFWLHAYGANIDTIKVQVGGSATGPWNTVFTRVGQVQTANADPWQQVGVNLDSYVGSAIHIRFLVIHGTSFDGDVSIDLVEVSSCQTCPFPGTPTLTYISSDSAAFSWSGAGYDYDVNWGPKGFSQGSASAVYDSTTTNSIGIGGLSGNTAYDLYIRNDCSDSANGTSGWVGPLTFVTLCNALTAPYYNDFDTDSLNQVPICWDNAIIGGTSPTLPNADVEVPSTTYGAVSSPNVVRFYNYNTDTIWLISPEFSDMPVGDKRVNFFAMTTSTATNHTLEIGTMSNISDRSTYTPIDTVTLGNNYQQYFVDLTTANNYNGTDTYVVLNHTGPDFSTYYIDNFSYEVIPACAPPLVTSLGVSGVGPTTANTFWGSGSDGDKTYIEWGTPGFTPGSGVFVDSVPGTTDTYLIQGLAAQTTYEFYIQDSCLTDGLSPWVGPFTFTTACNIISAPIFEDFDGTTWTASGNNAGNILDPCWSADPDVSNGGEPFKWIPRSTGPTSGNGPLSDVTGGNFMYVESSGSAVGDTAYLYTPIVDVSTLVAPALYFFQHRFYTTTSPPADMNIEVSNDLGATWTNVYSITGNTQNSSSDPWVDELVNLPQFAGDTIQIRFVQIGVGCCGDAAIDSVAIAEAPSCPEPANVQATNLTDTSAVLSWNGAISANTNQVWIGPRGFYQGTTTTTGTQLYVNANSLVLDTLSPATCWEFLVRSACGPGDSSAWIGPIEFCTNACKPSEQCWFPVDLEDTFGDGWNGGIVTVVQNGVPVGDLGGSFTTGNLYPDSILLCDLQNTVFVLSTAGGWPSEIGITVYAPYGGQVGQYIANGSTAAGDTLVAIISQCTPPTCPQPTNLVVNSVTGTTANVGWTAGGSGSAWEVEYSTGTFLPGAGTRISAPTNPFTITSLSGSTNYNFYVREICGPGDTSVWSGPLNFATACVTVMAPYFTDFETIPIGLGTGTPATWGNCWYAETLNGATVRWESEDATGANENSLDTGPFTDATMHPNAGGTYMYIETSTSGTGPAELTSPMINFSNLVQPELSFAYHMYGASINKLVIQAEDINGNRIAIDSLIGQQQTAQSDSFFIRNIDLSTLPQTTYAFVFQGFRGTTFTGDISIDDVRVDEPGATGCAAPLNAMATANVGCDSVEVDWTSGTGGSIIEYGPAGFTPGTGTFTNVVTAPYTIYGLTPGTAYDVWVADTCSGDTSSYAPINVTTASGPLPVATIGSVNSTIVGNQFIVYLDAAGSTNATSYTWDFGNGVTGSGQMDTVVFLGNGTYTVVLTATNGCGSDTASYEVYVNIGLDENPLANNLNVFPNPANHKVNISFREVGSGDVQIRLRDAQGREVMFINDRMQSGVYSKDLDVSNLARGMYMVEVKSGGLTAHRRLSIR, via the coding sequence ATGAGACACGTAGTACTATCTCTTTTCCTTACGATGTCTTGGCTTTTCTCTGTAGGCCAGGGCACGATTACAACGAGTCCGCCATTGACTCCAAACAATGGCTCTAACGGTATATCCTTGAGGGTTGAGGCGACCTCCCCAATTGAGATTACCGGCATTTCCAACATTTTTGCCAGCGGTGCATCCAGTGCACATGTTTGGGTACGTCAAGGCGGGGTAACTCCCGGAGGTACTCCGAGCATTTCAGCGGCAAATGGTTGGACTCAAGTGGTTACCAGTGCTCCTTTAACCGGTGCAACGGGAACCAATTTGGTAACTATTCCATTTAATGGAGTAAAGATTCCGGTTCCTTCTGGAGGTTCTATCGGTATCTTTATCGAAACTGAAACCGGAACTTCTCGTTATCAAACCGGTACAGCTTCTGATCAGGTGATTTTCACCGATGGAACCATGACGGTAAATGTTGCGGATTCTGTAGCCTATGGCGGTCCTGCAACAAGTCCGACCAACAATCCCCGTCGTTTTGTAGGTGATGTTACTTATGCATTATCTGTAACTGGTAACTGTACTCCTTTTACCGGATTTGCAATCGACAGTATTAGTGGCACTGCTGCTAAAGTGAACTGGACGCCTGGAACCGGAAACACCGGTTACAAATTGGAGTACGGTCCTGCAGGTTTTACGCCTGGAACCGGTACTGTGGTTAGTGGTACTTACCCTACTAGTCCTGTAACTCCTCCAGTGATTTTATCTGGTTTGAGTGCCAGCACTACTTATGATGTATACTTCGAGGAGTATTGCAACACCGGAACCGACACTGTTGGTTTTCCAACTCCACAAAGCTTTACCACTACTAAATTATGTGGTGCGCCAACTGGTTTTGCTGAATCTAACCTTACTTCTAACTCGGTTGATGTAAACTGGTCGCAAGCCGGTTCTTATACCGAGGCTTGGGTAATGTGGGGTCCTGCCGGAACTGCTCCTGGTAGTGCCGGATGGGATGTAGACACCATTATGTCTCCTACCATGACCTACACCATTGCGGGTTTAAGCCCATCTACTGGATATGATATCTATTTAGCTACTAATTGCGGTGGTGGTAATGGTGTATCTGATACCGTTGGTCCATTGCAAATTGTAACTCCTATTCAAGGACCACAAGGTTTGAACTGTACCACTGGTCAGCCTGGTTTAATCTTCCAGGATGATTTCGAAACTCAAGTGGGTTGGACCGGAGATTTCGGTACCGGAACCACTGCTTCGAACTGGAACTACCACTCAGGTCCTACCGGATCAACTAACACAGGTCCTACGGGAGCACACAGCGGAACTAATTATTTATATACTGAGGTTTCCGGAACATCGGCTGGAACCCATATTGAGGCGATTACCCCACGTATTGATTTGAGTTCTTCATTTAATAATGCTGAGCTTTCTTTTTGGTTGCATGCTTATGGTGCGAACATCGACACCATTAAAGTTCAGGTTGGTGGTTCAGCTACAGGACCCTGGAATACTGTGTTCACCAGAGTAGGTCAGGTTCAAACAGCCAATGCAGATCCCTGGCAGCAGGTGGGTGTGAATCTGGATTCTTATGTAGGTTCGGCAATTCACATTCGTTTCTTGGTTATTCATGGTACCAGCTTTGATGGTGACGTATCAATCGACTTGGTAGAGGTTAGCTCTTGTCAGACTTGTCCTTTCCCAGGCACTCCTACTTTAACTTATATCTCTAGTGATTCTGCTGCCTTTAGCTGGAGCGGCGCAGGATATGATTATGATGTAAACTGGGGTCCAAAAGGATTTAGCCAAGGTTCGGCTTCAGCCGTTTACGACAGTACCACTACCAATAGCATTGGTATCGGTGGTTTAAGTGGCAATACAGCTTATGATTTATACATCCGTAACGATTGCTCGGATTCAGCCAATGGAACCAGTGGTTGGGTAGGTCCGCTTACATTCGTAACCTTATGTAATGCTTTAACGGCTCCTTATTATAATGATTTCGATACCGACTCATTAAACCAGGTGCCTATCTGCTGGGACAATGCCATCATTGGCGGTACCAGCCCAACATTGCCTAATGCAGATGTTGAAGTTCCAAGTACGACTTATGGTGCGGTTTCTTCACCCAATGTGGTTCGTTTCTATAACTACAACACTGATACCATTTGGTTAATTTCTCCTGAGTTCTCTGATATGCCAGTGGGTGATAAGCGAGTAAACTTCTTCGCTATGACCACTTCTACAGCCACAAATCACACTTTGGAGATCGGAACCATGAGCAATATTTCTGATCGCTCAACTTATACTCCTATTGATACTGTTACTTTAGGTAACAATTATCAGCAGTACTTTGTAGACTTAACTACCGCTAATAATTACAATGGAACCGATACCTATGTGGTATTGAATCACACCGGTCCAGATTTCAGTACTTATTACATTGACAATTTTAGCTACGAAGTAATTCCAGCTTGTGCACCTCCATTAGTTACTAGCTTAGGTGTAAGCGGCGTAGGTCCTACTACAGCCAATACTTTCTGGGGTAGTGGATCTGATGGTGATAAGACCTATATCGAGTGGGGAACACCTGGCTTTACGCCTGGATCCGGTGTATTTGTAGATTCTGTTCCCGGAACCACAGATACTTATCTAATCCAAGGTCTTGCTGCTCAAACTACTTATGAGTTCTATATTCAGGATTCCTGTTTAACTGACGGCTTAAGCCCATGGGTAGGTCCATTTACCTTTACTACTGCATGTAATATTATCTCGGCTCCAATCTTCGAAGATTTCGACGGTACTACCTGGACTGCCAGTGGTAACAATGCCGGTAATATTTTAGATCCATGTTGGAGTGCTGATCCGGATGTGAGCAATGGTGGTGAGCCATTTAAATGGATTCCACGTTCAACCGGTCCAACCAGTGGTAATGGTCCTTTGAGTGATGTAACCGGTGGTAACTTTATGTATGTAGAGTCCTCAGGTTCTGCCGTGGGTGATACCGCTTATTTATATACTCCAATTGTGGATGTAAGTACATTAGTGGCACCAGCCTTATACTTCTTCCAACACAGATTCTATACTACTACTAGTCCCCCCGCCGATATGAACATTGAGGTATCCAATGATTTGGGTGCTACTTGGACCAATGTGTATTCTATTACAGGAAACACTCAAAACTCCAGTTCTGATCCTTGGGTAGATGAATTGGTAAACTTGCCACAGTTTGCGGGTGATACTATCCAGATTCGTTTCGTACAAATTGGCGTTGGATGTTGTGGTGATGCAGCTATTGATTCTGTTGCTATCGCTGAGGCTCCATCTTGTCCTGAACCTGCAAACGTTCAGGCCACTAACCTCACTGATACTTCGGCTGTATTAAGCTGGAATGGTGCAATTAGCGCTAATACCAATCAGGTATGGATCGGACCACGTGGTTTCTATCAAGGAACAACTACTACCACCGGTACTCAATTGTATGTTAATGCTAACTCTTTAGTATTAGATACTTTAAGTCCTGCTACTTGTTGGGAGTTCTTAGTTCGTTCTGCTTGTGGACCTGGTGATAGTTCTGCTTGGATCGGACCAATTGAATTCTGTACCAATGCTTGTAAGCCTAGTGAGCAATGCTGGTTCCCCGTTGATTTGGAAGATACCTTCGGTGACGGATGGAACGGTGGTATTGTAACCGTGGTTCAAAATGGGGTTCCTGTAGGTGATCTTGGTGGAAGCTTTACCACTGGTAACCTATATCCGGATTCTATTTTATTATGTGATCTTCAGAATACGGTATTCGTGTTATCTACTGCCGGTGGATGGCCATCAGAAATTGGAATAACTGTTTATGCACCTTATGGTGGACAGGTTGGTCAATATATTGCAAATGGAAGCACTGCGGCTGGAGATACCTTGGTAGCTATTATTTCTCAGTGTACTCCTCCTACTTGTCCACAACCAACTAACTTGGTGGTGAACAGTGTTACCGGTACCACAGCTAATGTGGGCTGGACTGCTGGTGGCTCAGGTTCTGCCTGGGAAGTAGAATACAGTACTGGTACATTCCTCCCTGGAGCCGGTACCCGGATTTCTGCACCTACCAATCCATTTACCATTACCAGTTTGAGTGGTTCTACTAACTACAACTTCTATGTTCGTGAAATTTGTGGACCTGGAGATACCTCTGTATGGTCTGGTCCATTAAACTTCGCAACTGCTTGTGTAACTGTAATGGCTCCTTACTTCACCGATTTCGAAACAATTCCTATTGGATTAGGTACCGGAACTCCTGCAACTTGGGGTAACTGCTGGTATGCGGAAACCTTAAATGGTGCTACCGTTCGTTGGGAATCTGAAGATGCTACTGGTGCTAATGAGAACTCATTGGATACAGGCCCCTTCACTGATGCTACCATGCATCCAAATGCGGGTGGTACTTATATGTATATTGAGACTTCAACTTCAGGAACCGGTCCTGCGGAGTTAACTTCTCCAATGATTAATTTCAGCAATTTGGTTCAACCAGAATTGAGCTTTGCTTACCATATGTATGGTGCAAGCATCAATAAATTGGTGATCCAAGCTGAGGATATCAATGGTAACCGTATTGCAATTGATAGTTTGATTGGTCAACAGCAAACTGCTCAATCAGATAGTTTCTTTATCCGTAACATTGATTTGAGCACCTTGCCTCAAACTACCTATGCTTTTGTGTTCCAAGGATTCCGTGGTACTACCTTTACTGGTGATATCTCTATCGACGATGTAAGAGTAGATGAGCCAGGAGCTACTGGCTGTGCTGCACCATTGAATGCAATGGCTACCGCTAATGTAGGATGTGATAGTGTGGAAGTAGACTGGACTTCAGGAACTGGTGGCTCTATCATTGAGTACGGTCCTGCTGGATTTACTCCTGGTACCGGAACCTTTACCAATGTGGTAACTGCTCCTTATACCATTTATGGATTAACTCCTGGTACCGCTTACGATGTTTGGGTTGCTGATACTTGTTCTGGTGATACCAGTTCTTACGCTCCGATTAATGTAACTACTGCCAGCGGACCACTTCCAGTGGCTACTATTGGCTCAGTAAATAGCACCATCGTTGGAAACCAATTTATCGTTTACCTTGATGCAGCAGGTTCTACTAATGCTACCAGCTACACTTGGGACTTCGGTAATGGTGTAACCGGAAGCGGACAAATGGATACCGTTGTATTCTTAGGAAACGGTACTTACACCGTAGTACTTACTGCAACTAACGGTTGTGGTAGCGATACTGCCAGCTATGAGGTTTACGTGAATATTGGTCTGGATGAAAATCCATTGGCTAATAACTTGAACGTATTCCCTAACCCTGCTAACCATAAGGTTAATATCAGCTTCCGCGAAGTGGGAAGTGGTGATGTTCAAATTCGTTTACGCGACGCTCAAGGTCGTGAGGTGATGTTCATCAATGACCGTATGCAAAGCGGAGTTTACAGCAAAGATTTAGATGTTAGCAATTTGGCTAGAGGAATGTACATGGTAGAAGTGAAGTCCGGTGGACTTACTGCCCATCGTCGCCTGAGCATTCGCTAA